The Pontibacter pudoricolor genome contains a region encoding:
- the ettA gene encoding energy-dependent translational throttle protein EttA, with protein sequence MSNETIIFSMAGVSKVYPPQKQVLKNIYLSFFYGAKIGVLGLNGSGKSSLLKIIAGVDKQIQGEVVWSPGYSVGYLEQEPQLDPTKTVREVVEEGVAEVVSLLKEFDEINMKFAEEMTDDEMNKLIDRQGVVQEKLDHHNAWELDNRLERAMDALRTPPEDAIIGNLSGGEKRRVALCRLLLQEPDVLLLDEPTNHLDAESVDWLEQHLKQYKGTVIAVTHDRYFLDNVAGWILELDRGEGIPWKGNYSSWLEQKANRLAKEEKTESKRQKTLQRELEWVRMAPKARQAKSKARISQYDKLASEEASKKEEKLELFIPDGPRLGSQVVEAHHVSKAYGDKLLFEDLNFALPQGGIVGIIGPNGAGKTTLFKLITGQEKPDAGEFTVGSTVQISYVDQEHAQLDPTKSVFEVISGGTEHMMMAGRQIVSRAYVSKFNFSGGDQEKKVDKLSGGERNRVHLAMTLKEGGNLLLLDEPTNDLDVNAIRALEDALENFAGCAVIISHDRWFLDRICTHILAFEGESQVYWFEGNYSEYEENKKKRMGDIEPKRIRYKKLV encoded by the coding sequence ATGAGCAACGAAACGATCATTTTCTCGATGGCCGGGGTAAGCAAAGTTTACCCTCCTCAAAAACAAGTACTTAAAAACATTTACCTGTCCTTTTTCTACGGCGCTAAAATTGGTGTGCTGGGCCTTAACGGTTCCGGTAAATCAAGCTTGCTGAAGATTATTGCAGGTGTAGATAAGCAGATACAAGGCGAAGTAGTCTGGAGCCCGGGCTATAGTGTAGGTTACCTGGAGCAGGAGCCGCAACTGGACCCGACCAAAACAGTGCGCGAAGTGGTAGAAGAAGGTGTGGCTGAAGTGGTGTCTCTGTTGAAGGAATTCGACGAGATCAACATGAAGTTTGCCGAGGAGATGACTGACGATGAGATGAACAAGCTCATCGACCGCCAGGGCGTAGTGCAGGAAAAACTCGACCACCACAACGCCTGGGAACTGGATAACCGCCTGGAGCGCGCCATGGATGCCCTGAGAACTCCACCGGAAGATGCCATTATCGGAAACCTGTCGGGTGGGGAGAAGCGCCGCGTGGCCCTTTGCCGTTTGCTGTTACAGGAGCCGGATGTATTGTTACTGGATGAGCCTACCAACCACCTGGATGCTGAATCGGTAGACTGGCTGGAGCAGCACTTAAAGCAGTATAAAGGAACTGTAATTGCCGTAACCCACGACAGATACTTCCTGGATAATGTGGCGGGCTGGATACTGGAACTGGACCGTGGCGAAGGTATTCCGTGGAAAGGCAACTATAGCAGCTGGCTGGAGCAGAAAGCTAACCGACTGGCTAAAGAAGAAAAGACCGAAAGCAAGCGCCAGAAAACATTACAGCGCGAGCTGGAGTGGGTACGTATGGCCCCGAAAGCACGCCAGGCCAAATCTAAAGCCCGTATAAGCCAGTACGACAAACTTGCCAGCGAAGAGGCCAGCAAGAAAGAAGAAAAACTGGAGCTGTTTATACCAGACGGACCACGTTTGGGTAGCCAGGTTGTAGAGGCCCACCATGTAAGCAAAGCCTACGGCGATAAACTGCTTTTCGAGGACCTTAACTTTGCTTTACCGCAGGGTGGTATAGTTGGTATCATCGGCCCGAACGGTGCCGGTAAAACCACACTGTTTAAGCTGATAACAGGCCAGGAGAAACCGGATGCCGGTGAGTTTACAGTTGGCTCTACGGTGCAGATCTCTTACGTAGACCAGGAACACGCGCAACTAGACCCTACCAAGTCTGTTTTTGAAGTGATATCGGGCGGTACGGAACACATGATGATGGCTGGCCGGCAGATCGTTTCCAGAGCGTATGTAAGTAAATTCAACTTCTCGGGCGGCGACCAGGAGAAGAAGGTAGATAAACTATCGGGTGGTGAACGTAACCGTGTGCACCTGGCTATGACGCTGAAAGAAGGCGGTAACTTATTATTACTCGATGAGCCTACCAACGACCTGGACGTGAATGCGATCCGTGCCCTGGAAGATGCCCTGGAAAACTTTGCAGGTTGCGCTGTTATTATCTCGCACGACCGCTGGTTCCTGGACCGTATCTGTACGCATATCCTGGCTTTTGAAGGCGAGTCGCAGGTATACTGGTTTGAGGGTAACTATAGCGAATACGAAGAAAATAAAAAGAAGCGCATGGGCGATATAGAGCCAAAGCGTATCCGTTACAAAAAGCTGGTTTAG